One region of Streptomyces leeuwenhoekii genomic DNA includes:
- the folC gene encoding bifunctional tetrahydrofolate synthase/dihydrofolate synthase has product MSELPPHDSSEQPDPAGSFDEIIEAETERDPDLAVIEAGSRTLRTQGGPPQADVPARPEDPEVDKALREVEAELATRWGETKLEPSVSRIAALMDVLGEPQRSYPSIHITGTNGKTSTARMIEALLGAFDLRTGRYTSPHVQSITERISLDGAPISAERFIETYQDVKPYVEMVDGRQEYRLSFFEVLTGMAYAAFADAPVDVAVVEVGMGGSWDATNVIDGDVAVVTPIDLDHTDRLGSTTAEIATEKAGIIKQDATVILAQQPVDAAQALLKKAVDVGATVAREGLEFGVVARQVAVGGQLLTLRGLGGEYTEVYLPLHGAHQAHNAAVALAAVEAFFGVGAQRAETLDIDTVRKAFAAVSSPGRLEVVRRSPTVVLDAAHNPAGARVTADAIGEAFQFSRLIGVVGASADKDVRGLLEAFEPVFAEVVVTQNSSHRAMDADALAAVAVEVFGEERVQVEPRLPDALEAAITLAEEEGEFAGGGVLVTGSVITVGEARLLLGRG; this is encoded by the coding sequence GTGAGTGAGCTCCCCCCGCACGACAGCAGCGAGCAGCCCGACCCGGCCGGCTCCTTCGACGAGATCATCGAGGCCGAGACCGAGCGCGACCCGGACCTCGCGGTCATCGAGGCCGGCAGCCGGACCCTGCGCACCCAGGGCGGTCCGCCGCAGGCCGACGTGCCCGCGCGCCCGGAGGACCCGGAGGTCGACAAGGCCCTGCGGGAGGTCGAGGCGGAACTCGCCACCCGCTGGGGCGAGACCAAGCTGGAGCCGTCCGTCAGCCGTATCGCCGCGCTGATGGACGTGCTGGGCGAGCCGCAGCGGTCGTACCCGTCCATCCACATCACGGGGACGAACGGCAAGACCTCCACCGCCCGCATGATCGAGGCCCTGCTCGGCGCCTTCGACCTGCGCACGGGGCGCTACACCTCGCCGCACGTGCAGTCGATCACCGAGCGGATCAGCCTGGACGGCGCGCCGATCTCCGCCGAGCGGTTCATCGAGACGTACCAGGACGTCAAGCCCTACGTCGAGATGGTCGACGGCCGTCAGGAGTACCGGCTGTCCTTCTTCGAGGTGCTCACCGGGATGGCGTACGCCGCCTTCGCGGACGCCCCCGTCGACGTGGCCGTCGTCGAGGTCGGCATGGGCGGGAGCTGGGACGCCACCAACGTCATCGACGGTGACGTGGCCGTCGTGACCCCCATCGACCTGGACCACACCGACCGGCTCGGCTCGACGACCGCCGAGATCGCGACCGAGAAGGCCGGCATCATCAAGCAGGACGCCACCGTGATCCTGGCCCAGCAGCCGGTGGACGCGGCGCAGGCGCTGCTGAAGAAGGCCGTGGACGTGGGCGCCACGGTGGCCCGCGAGGGTCTGGAGTTCGGGGTCGTGGCGCGGCAGGTGGCCGTCGGCGGGCAACTGCTGACGCTGCGGGGCCTCGGCGGCGAGTACACCGAGGTGTACCTGCCGCTGCACGGCGCCCACCAGGCGCACAACGCGGCCGTGGCGCTCGCCGCCGTCGAGGCGTTCTTCGGCGTGGGCGCCCAGCGCGCCGAGACACTGGACATCGACACCGTGCGCAAGGCGTTCGCCGCCGTCTCCTCGCCGGGGCGGCTGGAGGTGGTCCGCCGCTCGCCGACCGTCGTGCTCGACGCCGCCCACAACCCGGCGGGCGCGCGGGTGACGGCGGACGCGATCGGGGAGGCGTTCCAGTTCAGCCGGCTCATCGGGGTCGTCGGCGCCAGCGCCGACAAGGACGTGCGGGGGCTGCTGGAGGCGTTCGAGCCGGTCTTCGCCGAGGTCGTCGTCACCCAGAACTCCAGCCACCGGGCCATGGACGCCGACGCGCTGGCCGCGGTCGCGGTCGAGGTGTTCGGGGAGGAGCGCGTGCAGGTCGAGCCGCGGCTGCCGGACGCGCTGGAGGCCGCCATCACGCTGGCCGAGGAGGAGGGCGAGTTCGCCGGCGGCGGTGTGCTCGTCACCGGTTCCGTCATCACCGTCGGCGAGGCCCGACTGCTGCTGGGAAGGGGCTGA
- a CDS encoding DUF4233 domain-containing protein, which produces MRTLCSSTLIGEFFVIAFAGLVAMKDPDLSMAAVWTVSGIAMFLCLVLCGLVTRPGGIALGWALQIALVAAGFVVPTMFFMGAVFAALWWASVHYGRKIDEAKARFAAQAGTQAPDAV; this is translated from the coding sequence GTGCGTACGCTGTGCTCCTCGACCCTGATCGGCGAGTTCTTCGTCATCGCCTTCGCCGGACTGGTCGCCATGAAGGACCCGGACCTGTCCATGGCGGCGGTGTGGACGGTCAGCGGGATCGCGATGTTCCTGTGCCTGGTGCTGTGCGGCCTGGTCACCCGGCCCGGCGGGATCGCCCTCGGCTGGGCCCTGCAGATCGCGCTCGTCGCCGCCGGTTTCGTGGTGCCGACGATGTTCTTCATGGGGGCGGTCTTCGCCGCCCTGTGGTGGGCGTCGGTGCACTACGGGCGGAAGATCGACGAGGCCAAGGCGAGATTCGCGGCCCAGGCCGGCACCCAGGCCCCGGACGCGGTCTGA
- the ndk gene encoding nucleoside-diphosphate kinase has translation MTQRTLVLLKPDAVRRGLTGEIISRIERKAGWQITALELRTLDAETLEQHYGEHKGKPFYEPLVEFMASGPVVAMIVEGERVIEGVRQLAGPTDPIAAPAGSIRGDYGVIVRENLIHASDSEESAERELKIFFPGRV, from the coding sequence GTGACCCAGCGCACCCTCGTCCTCCTCAAGCCCGACGCCGTCCGTCGTGGCCTGACCGGCGAGATCATCAGCCGTATCGAGCGCAAGGCCGGCTGGCAGATCACCGCGCTGGAGCTGCGCACGCTGGACGCCGAGACCCTGGAGCAGCACTACGGCGAGCACAAGGGCAAGCCGTTCTACGAGCCGCTGGTGGAGTTCATGGCCTCCGGACCGGTCGTCGCCATGATCGTCGAGGGCGAGCGGGTCATCGAGGGCGTCCGGCAGCTCGCCGGTCCGACCGACCCGATCGCGGCGCCGGCCGGCTCCATCCGCGGGGACTACGGCGTGATCGTCAGGGAGAACCTGATCCACGCCTCCGACTCCGAGGAGTCCGCCGAGCGCGAGCTGAAGATCTTCTTCCCCGGTCGCGTCTGA